The genomic window AGACCAGATTCTGGCAGAATATAGAGCTTTAGCTAAATTGAAACACCCAGATAAAGGCAACTCTGCACAAAGTGAGGATTTCCAGCTTTTATTAGAAGCAAAAGAAACTCTTACAAACCCCGAGGAAAAAGCTCGATATGATAGGTGGCGAAGCAGTGGTCTTAATGTAGATTATAGGACCTGGAAGAACATGAACAAAGGAgctgtaagtttttttcttttttatttaatattcctGAAATTCCGGTCAATCATAGATATACATATGTGAGCTATGTTAAAGGATTTCCACAAATCTTTCAGTGAAAAATTATAATCATGTTTGGTGCCCTTGTGAATTATGAAAAtctattcattcttttttctgaaatatgaATAGATGCGTAAATGGATCTATGATTTGGGCTCCACTTGGGTAAGATCATACagggttttctttttcaactacAGCAGGGAGCAACTGACGTGATTCGGTAGTTTAATGTATTGAGTTCTAACTAATGAATCATAAAGTGATGAACTTTGAGTACACAGGATTTAGTTCCTAGTCTGATATCCTAATTTTACCAATGATTAAAACTGAAATGGTCAATTTAGCTACTACAAATTAATAGCTTAATATACACAATTTAAGTTAGTAAATCAATATAGTAAACCTTATACTTTCTTAAAATGAATGTTTGAGTcaagtttaattaatttttggttagGTGCAAAGAGTACTGGATAACAATAAGAGTGGAAACTCAAGTTGATTACAGAAAAGATGCAAAGGCTACCGTAACTCAAAGGCCTTATGTTACATAgcatcacagcttagataccaatacagctATGAAACTCgatagcgatgctagcggctagAGATAGGAAACTGGCAGcatagcttagataccaatatattTGTATCTAaactgtgtatgcaacaaaacaaaattgcgttcctgcccatggtgttgtagtacgatctacacGTCGGAGTGCGGGCTTAGAGGGGATGCcgagttcagagctctgtaccaaaagcttctcatgggtaaaataggagttttcataatcTAAGCTAAGCACAGCATACATTTTATTAGAAAGtggtaaaactgaaaaatgtattttaagtatttgaattaataaaaggCAGTTGTTACTAaaggaagatttttccaagtattCCAGATAATACAAACGTAACTTCGGTATCAAAGGATCCTAATTTCTCATGATTTTTGAACAAGAAAAgagacattttgaaaaaaggataaGCTTTTAAATTTCTTGCAAGCTAAATAAGATAGGAGACAGTGAATTGAATCAATCGATGGAACTTGTTTTGATGGTGGGGGATGTAAATTTGTAACTGTGTAAAGAGATTTGAGCcaattgtaagttttgtcagCACAGCTGCCATCGATGCCCACGCTGGGTAGAAATAGCCCCTCCTCTTACTAATGAAGACGCAAAATGGCATTCCTCCATCTACCCCTTCTGCGCCAGAGAAAGCTGCTTTCTAGCTTGTGTCCTGACTTAAATACGAGTGCAATTCAGTAAGTGGAATGTAAATATGATAATTCTGTAAAACATCacttaaaaacttttgaattagaatCATATTATTGAGCAAAGTCTTGATGCCATCtgtgtttttttaatcatattttctCTGTTAATTCTGCCACTATCATTGGGACTTTTGTAATAAGCATTTAGACTTATTCAACTTTTATCATAAaagcctaaataaaaaaaattgaaggcgAGCTGACCAGTCactataaaatgaaaataataagaagTACCAAGAAAATGGGTTTAAGGTCAAGAaattttcaacaacaaaaaatgccTCAGATTTATAATCAATAAGGTATCCTCAGCACAAATAAAGATGAAGCAATctaaattaaagcaaatttcttatttaatttttgaaacgtcttttttaatttttctgcttcACTGACACTGAGTTTTACACTGACCTTCACGCTGTACAGGTGAATATCCACAGTATATGTTTCTCCTGTGGATTCTTTCCATAGAAATGGTCCAGTATTGGACCCTTTTTTTGGTTCTTCTTATTAGTTTTCTATAAAATTCTTACAAGTAAAGCCAAGCTAAACGACCGTAGATCTGATGCAGTTAATTTTGACTTGACAACCGAAGTATACATTGCctaatgaattaaaattaaatcccaattaaatctaattaaatataataatgtaattcgaattaaatacaattaaatcctaatgaattaaaaacacaaaaaaagtgcAAAGAAAAGTGAATTTGACATGATTGTTAACCAGTTTATGAACAACTTCCAgccaaaaatatgtattttatatcaATATATTTGTAACCACTAGCTTAGTTTTGCTTGTCCAGTTTCCTTACCAGTTAAAGCGTTGTTTTTCTTATAACTCACTTTTCGgaaatattttcttactttGAAATCTATTCTATTATAATGTGTAAAAAATCAGTTTGCTAAACAATTTTTGACTTAGACAatctatttagttttcattccaatttttatttttcattctggtaaaattaactttcttttcaaaatttagcttCCATTCTagtaaaatcaattaaaaaacgtcTGCTTATGGAAGTACATATTGAAGTTgagaacgaacaaaaattattgcttctcAGATTATACAAGACAATCTGAGAAGATTGCCAGATTTCGTTAAATCTTATGTAAACAATTTTCTCAAAACTAGCTCAAATAGGCTGACTTCTGATATTTCCCAATATTTGgctttgctgaaaacacaaaatcaacGCCAAGAAACTGGATGTACATTTAGGAGCAGAAAATTATAGCCGAAGAGCATAAAGCGCAAAGTTAATTACGTCCAGTAGGCTACTTTTGTATCTTTAAGGGTTGTTTTTACATTGTTAGATTAACAAATCAAGTATTTAAGTATTTGTTTGCATAATATATGGTATCTACAGAGCCGACCAAGAATTTTCGTCAAGTAAACTAACTAACTACAAAACGAAATCTAAACGACGATTTTTCTTCCCTGTAAAAACGTCTATGACTTTTTCGTGACAGACATCAATGTCTCTATGGATGGCGAGCAGGGCTAAACCATTCAACCTTTCTTGTCCTGTTAAATTTCTTAGCCAGGTTTTTAACCTTCTAAGTGTAGGGAAGCTTCTTTCCTGAGTAGTAGTACTGACAGGCAGCGTTGCAAGGACAGTCAATAGaagagaaatattttgaaaaagaagaaacttcaCACTTTCTTTTCCCAGATATTGGAAAAGTATAAGCAATATCTGGAGTCCAAGACTTTTTAGCAGACGAAGTTTGGATGCAGTGTTGAGGGACGACGATCTATGGGCAAACCGTCCGATGTCGTTTGGAACCAAAAAAGATTAGGTAATAGCGTGCTGCCAAGTGACTGTATCTAATGGACTGGTATGTGAAACAAGTTTAGCGTCCTCAAGTTTAACATGAGTATCAGCAACCGCTTCCCTGTTTTTTCAGCCCGAAGGGACAGATGAATAATCCGCAGGCAACCCGCCAACGTCACTTAGAAATAACTAACCTTGTTTCCTTGGGTGCAAAAATGATGTTATTTCAcatttccttttcattttttgaatcGCTCTTCACTTAACCAAGTCTGAAAAtaaattgacaaaacaaattatCTTGTGATCCCTTTATGCTTCCTGTTCCACAATTACAAGTTCCGCAACGTATCACCCACTGACtgcaaaatattaataattatcaaGGTTACTGtttgcaaaaatttgtttatatgcattttgttacttttgtacgattcagaaaaaaaaaatcaggaaggggggttcaaaccgggtaaccctctccccctggGTATGGCCTTGGGTTAATTTAATGAGTCATAAAAATGCTTTCTGGGGATAAATTTTACGCAATTTGCAAGTTTGTGGCAGAATATTTACAACGGAGATGCAAAATATTTACATCGGGTTCAAACCGGGTTACtattccccccctccccctggatacggtcttgggTTAACTTAATGAGGATAAAAAAATGCTTTCTGATGAGAAATGTTACGTAATTTGCAAGTTCGTGGCATAATATTTAGAACGGAGGTACAAAATATTTACATTGGGTCCAAATCGGGTGACTCTCTCCCCCCCTGGGTACGGTCTTGGGTTAACTCAATGAGGATAAAAAATGCTTTCTGATGAGAAACTTTACGTAATTTGCAAGTTCGTGGTATAATATTTACAACGGGGATACAAAATATTTACATTGAATTCAAACCGGGCgactccccccctccccctaggtACGGTCTTGGGCTAACTTAATGAGGATAAAAAAATGCTTTCTGATGAGAAATGTTACGTAATTTGCAAGCTCGTGGCATAATATTTACAACAAGGATACAAAATATTTACATTGAGCACAAATCGGGTgactcttccccccccccccctgggtaCGGTCTTGGGTTAACTCAATAAGGATAAAAAAATGCTTTCTGATGAGTAATTTTACGTAATTTGCAAGTTCGTGGTATAATATTTACAACGGGCAtacaaaatatttgcattgaATTCAAACCGGgcgactccccccccccccctgggtaTGGTCTTGGATTAACttaatgagaataaaaaatgatttcTGATGAGAAATGTTACGTAATTTGCAAGTTCGTGGCATAACATTTACAACGGGGATACAAAATATTTACATTGAGTTCAAACCGGGTgactctcccccccccttccccctgGGTACGGTCTTGGATTAAATTAGtgaggataaaaaaaatgctttctgATGAGAAATTTTACGTAATTTGTAAGTTCGTGGCATAATATTTAcaacaataataacaacaagCATTACTTTATATTCTTCTTACAATCCGAATACAACTCTGTGGATAGCCTTCAATATTCTGAAAACTCAATAAGAATTTCATGACAAACAGATCTTTACAGATGTTTGGTATTTTCTTGGATAAGGCTGTTTCTCCAGTTATTAGAAGGAAAACATAGGTCCTACATCAAATTTCGAAGGAAATTTTTATGGCACAAAAAAAGAgtataaaagaggaaaaattcaagggaatatttttccttaccaagaagaaaaaaagttttgacgATCCATGGCGCAACATTGTTACCTAAAACCACAAATTATTGAGAAACCTAATAGATAATCTATGCTAAAACTATTAGGTTGCCCCATTTTGGGGCAACTAAATGTGTGGCCATATTTTGTGGCAGATTTCAAATAGTCCCGCCACTTTGTGGATCCCTCTCCCGGAATATATGAAATTCCGGCTATTTTCCTGTTGCAGTGTTGATTAGAAGTTAGCACTAGAAATTTCCGTATTCGCTAAAATTTAATCCAAATCCCCCCTTTAGAAATCCTAGATAGGCCACTCAGTTAAGTCATACCTGTCAGATGAGACAGTAGCGAGCGAACACGTTCGCTGGCTCACCACCTATTTTTCTGCTTTCGTAATCATAATTCGAAAATAAAACCGCAATAAAAAATCGTACCATTATTCAAAGTTGCTTAATAATGAAACTTGAGAAATATACAGTGGCTCTTTTACACAGTGACAATTAAAGTTACTGAGAAATATACACTGGCTCGTTTACTCAGAGAAAATGGGAGGTGGTTTTTATACGCTTCGAGACTGCAGCAGACAAATAATTTCCACGATGAACCCACTGTATAAATTCCTCTATAGTGCACTCATCGGAGCAATAAGTTGCCTGGGACCAATATAGTTACGCATGCTTACTCTCAAGTCATTTAGAGCTTCACTGTTTATTCCCTGctataaaattctaaattacTTCGAATTCATTCGTATGAAGACTTCCTAGCAAATTCAAGGTCGTTCTACTTTTTGCTTAGTCACGGCTGGATTGTCGGACACCTTCCACTCTgcatttatctgaaggctcctCTACTGAAATTTGGGAAATGTACACCCCAATTGTGCTTTTTAAAGCTTCAGTAACCATCCATCTCAGCAAGAATttatatttggtattttttaaaaCGTGGGCCTCAACTGTACTGTTGAAACTTCCATGACTATCCTTTCTGGcaagaatatatattttgtatatattttttttttgcatagaagGGACCTCAAACAAGTGGCATATGGTTATGGGACATATTGAATTAGGCTGTATAATATAAATCAAGGTCACTCCCCCCTCATTTCTTTTAACTTTGTCTGAGATTATGCAATTTTTTCGCTAATGGCTTTTAGTGGAGTTATGAGCTCAGGGAAACCGTTCTGTGAAATACtgccaaaataataaatactgccgtattcttttttattgctcTTTCACGCAACCAATTGATAAATATGGGCCCAGTCAGCTTTTCAGTAATATTCAGAAggtaaaacttatttattattttttgattccTATACCAAAGAGGAATATAGAGAAGGTATTTACAAAAACGAAAATACACTACTCGAATATCACTAAAATCCTTAttcctaaaaatattataaagcccagaaaggtaaagaacagaatgatctGAAAAAGTAGAACAAAGCTTTCCAAGGGCAATGCCATTATATTTGCCTCGATTGGGATATTAAAATGGTTAAAGTGAAATTCCGGCTTAGTCTGTCTTAGTGCTACTAAAAGATCCTaaactagttatttttttagtgttttcactGGAGAATGCCGATGGATCAAAAAAATATGCTTCCTAATGCCAATcctggaaaagaaaatgaacatgTGGAAATTCAAAATCGAATGAATGGCAACCCTGAACACGTTCGTATTTTTACTGAGGATCCTGCTTTAGTCCTGAAACAATTTAGGAGATATGAGATATAAGTTTTCAACGTCCTGTTGTTAATTCTGAATATTCTCTAACAATTTTTTGTTAGCTTATGGAAAGATAAAAGAAATCCCAATTGTACTCAGAGACGTATTATTTgggttgaaaaaaagaaaaaaaaaatcaagcttacCCTGTATAACAACATGTGCTTTTTTGAAACaggtttttataaaaatgaagaagatgAGTAATTTGCTAACTTTTGACAAGTTTAGATCAGGCCTAAGCCTAGTTAATCCAGAATAGCCTACAAGCCTATCCTATCTTGGGggatatttttagaaatttagcAAAATAATTTCCTAACTGTAAGAAATATTAGCATCCATGGGTTCTAGTGCATAGCTAGAAACTATAATGCTTTGCTATATTATCAGGTTTTGAATAAGGGCATCATGCACTCCAATAGTTTTTTCCCATCAACAGTTGTATTCGATGGATTGATTAGTTTGTAATTGTTTTATTAGTTTAcgaaaaatatgtctttaatatcttttttcttaaaaaaaagtttaattgtttttttgttaatcgCTTTTGGTAGCTGAGGAAAATGCAGTTGTAGTCAAATTTCTAGCTGATAATCGTTTGTAGGACGGTGAAAAAATTGCTATTAAACAGTTGTGTCTCAATATATTTAATTGTTTCCGTTCGTAAAAATGTCCTAAATACTCATTGGGTATTTTTGCGAAATTCGATAATATGTATTTCTtggaacgttttttaatcaaagtgAATATGTGTGAAACCAAAGTGAAAAATGAAGCGTGTTTCATCGTGATAAAGtattgaaatgtttaatttatatgtgaagaaaaaaaaaactaaatttgagaaaaactaaAGCagcttataaaaaagaaaacccgcAAGATTGTTGAATATAATctcttatattattatattgtcTATAAACATAGACAAATGAATATAAGATTCTTAAAAggtttaagaaaaaattgaattcaagCAAAATCTATTTCATCGGTCATATAGAATCCAAATATGCAACATTTTATTCTGTAAAATGTCAATTAGGGCACCCGTAGCCCTCATGAGAGCACAGGGGCGATATTTAGATCGTATTTCCATAGTTGATGATTTCACtccaaaaaatgtggaaattcatGGAGAGATTTCGTTTTTggaataaaagtaatattgaTAACAATGTCAAGactaatttcaataattttgtcaGGCCTTCCTAGCTAAGAAAAAATGAATCTGGAAAAATAGACTGGAGTTAAGACGGGATTTGTTTAATATCCATAAAAGAGCATGCAGTTCAGTATAAATCGAGACAATGAAGATGCGGCCTACTTAATGAAGAATTTAGCGCCAAAAAGCCAGACAGAACACTTGTAAGTCAAGTAGCTCGATCAGACGTAGAGTCTGGCATCGAGACAAGCCGAATAATACGATGGTAAGTAAACCAGGCAATACATTACAGTTCAGATTTTAAAATATGTCATAAAATCAGTGCTATTTGAAAGATTCTCGAGAATGACACATGGCTGATAGAAAATGTGATGCATTTATGAAGGTGTACTGGGGGTGATTTCGATCATCGTAACAGAGTGGACAAGGAAAAAAACCGTCCGATTTCACGAAAatgctcaaaattttttttttttatctatattagTACCCATtgctttcttgttttttatgttctCGCTTTTTTGTGCTTATGTTTGTTTCTCAATGTTTTCTGACTGCCAGTGACTTTATGACAGTTAGTTGGTTTCCATCTTATCATATTTTTCAACATCCTTGTCTTTCCCCCCGTCTCTCTCTCGCATTATTTAACCtgctatctctctctctctctctctctctctctctctctctctctctctctctctctctctctctctctctctctctctctctctctctctctctctctctctctctctctctctctctctctctctctctctctctctctctctctctcttttctcttCCTCATGGAGTCTTCTGTCATGGGAagactgaatcgtcacctctggcgaaaaccgAAGGTCAGCTGTACAACGAAAATACGGATCCTCAACGCTCTAGTCGGCTCTGTGGTGgtttacggagctgagacatgaCAAGCATCAGCTAAAACCCTCAAGAAAATTCGACGTGTTTCATGCGAAGAGCCTGAAGAGGATCCAGAACCTACGATGGTCTGACTTCGTCAGCAGTgagaagcttctgcagctcaaaaagcagtcttggttttgGACTAaagcagccgagcgaaccttaTGATTGTTGGGGCACCTGCTTCGAACGCCGACACATCCACCCGCAAAGACGATCTACGACTTTGACCCTATGAATTGGGGAATTCGACCCCATATTGAAGCGACCTcgcggccgaccgaagaaacgttccgacagcctgtccgagctCTTGAAGAtagcaaacatcagacagggcgaagagtAAATACTCGTCATGGACCGGAGTGGACGGAGGAGgtagacgtcactctctacgccaaGCAGTGCCCGGCAGAAGACTTAAGTCAAAGTAAGTCAAAAgttggaagggtgtaaagagggatgctttAAACCGATCGGGATGAGGGAGGAATGTGCGTAGCTGTATTAGTCTCTAGCAGCCTGGTGATTTAGTGTGTTGTTTgaagtaatagtagcagtagtaatacaATTTGATTGCATAGGAAGAgcaataccttattttttaatgtCCAAACGATCTGTGTTGGAACTTAGGAAAACAATATTTCAAACTATTTCATTAATTAATACAATCATATTGGTCGCTTAATGTTTTTCCAAAGCCTATTTTTCTTCACAACTTTAAAGATTGCTCATTATGTCTACATAATGATGTGGGGTATACAAGGCCGTACCTAGGATTTTCTTttgcgaggggggggggaggtttttAAAACGCATCAACAAATCGTTAATATGCATTTTTggtacgtttttatgagtcggacaaaagtttcaggagggGGTGGAGATTCCAAGCCCCCGTTCCCCGTATTTTACTACCCAGTGTTTCTTATTATATTTCCTAACATATGCTAAGTAAATGCTCAGTTGACTTTCAAAATGGGAGTTTTTGACGACTATATCTTGTGTTGAGAAGTACGTGTATCAACTCAAATCTGTGTCTTTTATGCAAATCTTTGGTTTGGATTATACGCTATGAAAACCATCAGTGAATAGCAGCTGATGTTAGGTAAGTGTGCTTATATAAGAAGTGCCATAACAGCGAGAACATTGATTGTGTTGctagagcaacactttggttttgtcccgttttttttcctatgccgccgatgttggcttattcctggaaactggtaagggtctaacctgtgcggtttttacggtaAGTgcggacctcaggccggattgatgaatatggcattacatctTGGAAGATTTTAccgatgagagagagagagaaaacttgccgattttttaactgatagcACATCAGGTGTTACCGAAAAAAGCCATCTTAGGCCCCTGGCCCAGatggaattttaaatttagtaataataaaaaatatcaatgtCCTCGCTCCTAGTTTGGTAAGTTAATGAATAGTTGcttaaaaatttcacatttcccgaaaagttggaaaaatgcaaatataatggtttaaaaaaaaatggtaaaaagaaTGACGGCAATCCAGCTTCATATCGTCCGATTTGCTTACTCTCAAATCTTCGTAAAATATGAGCGTGCCATTGCAAATAGAATGATTGCGAGTAGCACTGAAAATAGTTGGTTTTTTGGCCCTGCAGTTTGGCTTCCGTTATTGGAAAACTACTATTGATGCAATTGATCGTATTT from Artemia franciscana chromosome 10, ASM3288406v1, whole genome shotgun sequence includes these protein-coding regions:
- the LOC136031742 gene encoding J domain-containing protein-like → MEALLEKKTNFVDYYKVLNCSPHSTTDQILAEYRALAKLKHPDKGNSAQSEDFQLLLEAKETLTNPEEKARYDRWRSSGLNVDYRTWKNMNKGACFHWRMPMDQKNMLPNANPGKENEHVEIQNRMNGNPEHVRIFTEDPALVLKQFRRYEI